The DNA sequence attttaaaatgtagaaattatattttatcatactaaatgaaaaattattaaaatagcaGTGTTAAAAGAAAAATACTTGATATCTCGAACaatttttgtaacatttttcaaaatatttgttacCCCActctttcatttttaataagTCCCAATTTAATGTAAATGACGGAGAAATAATATTTACTCATTCCTAGTAGTAATATAGGTTGtgactaaaattttaatgagtCAGACAAATTGAATTGCAATATCACTAGTATTATTGTGCATGACATTTATATgctttgaatattttattaaacaacAAATCGGAGAGTTTTCAAATGATGtcaagaaatattaaaatataaatataaataaaatgaaattaataatgAGACTACTTTATTCACATGCCAAATTATATAATAGAATCAAGCAGTTCGAAATAAGCAACCGTTTCCTTCTGCCGCGAAATCAGCTAAAAACCGTGAATTCTGTTTCTTCTTTTGTCCTCTGTTAACTCGCCGTTATGTTTATCCTAATAGGTATTTATTGGTCTGATTTTCCATAACTACTGTCGGTTAAAAGTTAATTATAGCTGAAACTTACCGTCCCCACGTCCACCAGTCCAGGTGTGAATTCCAACGGTAAAAATAGCGGGAACTGGAAATTAACCGCGTGTTAAAAAGGTTAGCGTTATggatatgaaaaattaatttcatttccGAAATAAAACCGTGCAGAGATGACCACATTTTCTGAATTATGAATACTTTctgtattatttttctattttgaaaAGGACAGGGAATCaggttaaataaattaacaaataaaagacATTAAGAAAACATGTCCgttgaaaatagtagaataggATGGATGGAAAAGATATTTgtagaattaaattatttaattgtgcTGTTTAAGTAAAGAAGGAAAATTGAGCTGTTATTCCATGATCATAAATTACATCGAAAAGTTAAGGACAAGTTAACATGGTCTAATATCACGGAGATTCTGTAGTTTTCTCATTCTCTCCATCCTTAATCTAAGAATATAATACTTGAAATATGAATGATTTGATCTTTCAACACATTATTTAAAGgtgtttaattatatagttaaaattgtcatctttaaatatttttaaatataaatatatgattaatattttaattcaaaaaattataaaaataaataatttaactatGCGAtcaaaaagaatttaaaatatgtgaCATAAAAACAAGCGATCTATTTCAAAACAGATACTcatatagattatatttttcGAACAAATTAGATTGAACTCCAAAATTTCAATTCAACGTATAATTTTCACTCTCATATCCATAATGtaaataattagatattttACTCAACTTttaactaaataagaaaaattaacttttaactaaacttttttttatatcacaTAAATCACATAAAAAACTAATGTATGTGACTCGTAACAAAATATGGTGAGAGGGGGAACGGTGGGCACGTGATGCAGTCGGTTGGTGGCGGTTAGTAAAAAATAGTGGGAGTATTGGAGTCGCTTGTTTGGTAAAAGTAAAAACAAGCTAACCACGCGGTAAAAACGTAGACGGCGTCAAGTAAAACGTCAATCAGTATATTTACTTTGTGCGTGGGTTAGTCTATAAAAGAAGCCGTTATGCTGGGGCTGCATCTTTCACTTCATTACAAACAACAAGTATCATCACCTCTTCTCTCTCTGCTTTTTCCCTTCCCTCGccactactctctctctctctctgcattTTCTTTTTCCCTCCTTCTAGATCCACTTCTAGAGAGAGAGGACAGTTAAGCACACATTCTATATAGTGATAGTGAGAGAGAAGAAATTGACAGGGAAAGTGGATAGCTTACTTACAATGGCGCTTTCTAAAGTTATTGTATCTCTTTCTGCATTGCTGCTTCTCTTGCTCTTCGTCGGAGCCACGGCCGTTCTCAACAACTCCGATCATCTCTCTTCCATTAAgttcgtctctctctctctcccccccctctctccctccctctctctctctctcccagtAATAGTAAAGATGCTTGAAAACCACACATGCTCTGTTTTTAACTTTATGATCATCAACACAGCTTTGGAGCTAATTTATCAAGTATTTTTGTCATAATTTCGATCCTTAGCTCTGTTTTTATGGAATGTTTGCATTCAATTAGCTAAATTCTCCACATTAACAACTTCATAATGCACTTAATTGTACAAATTTGACCTCAAAACACTCACATTACACGTTCACAAATTTTACAGGAGTGATGAAAAAGCAGAGTTGCAGAACTCGGTCAACTCGTCAATGGCGGCAAGGTACCGAGTCGACTCACCCCCCTCCTAAATCATTTCACCTTACTATACTTTCCTATATCACACTTCTAACCGTTGGATCAGTTGCTGAATCACATTAGCAATAAATCGTAGCCGTTGATCTCACAAAATTCTCATGTAGATGAATAGATACATTGGCGTGTATGTATAGATCTAACCGTTATGTCAGTTCTCGGATTCCTATTTGCCGTTTACTGTTAGTATCAGTGAAGCAAAAGTCCTCATTGGTCTTATTTTATATTTCCATACTTACCCCTACATAACCTCTTTATTCTAATTCCATAAACTATACCAGGGGTATTTAAGTCATTTGGTTCTCACTCTCTCTCTAGAAGGTAGTTTTTAGTTAATTTGTATTGTGAATCCCCAGAAACACTTTTTTATCGGTGGAAGTTGTATACTAGAATGTGAAGAGTATTTGCAGAACTATTCTGTACTTCATTGTATACTTGTTTGTCTATTTTGTGTCAATGTTGAGGTGTTTAATGTTCGTCGGGTCGGGTCTGTTTTATGAGTGTGACCCAAATGAGTTCAGTCCAGGATCAGCTTGAAATTATGGCAAATGGGCTTGTTGGCTTTCTTTGTGCATGTCATGAACTGGGTTGTTGGGTGTATATGGAATTATGGATAcagatttatatgtatattttcggTTATTTATGGGGGGTTTGTTGGTTTGGTGATGAATTGACTTGAGTATTAATTTGTGTTTTTTAGGTTGGAAGATGTTGATGGTGAAGGCTTAAATGAGCATGCTGTTTCTAACCCAGATGAGGTTGCTTCAATGGTTGACATGTAAGAAAGCCTCTCCTTGTCTGTCTCTCTGTTTTACATTGATTTGGTATTTTCTTGATTACCTTCTCAGATCTTAGTACATGATGCATATGTTAATGTTTTAGAGTATCCCACTTTGTCATTTTCATACTTTTTGTGCCCACATGTTATAATATGGTCTGTAAAATTTGGTGTTAGAGAAATCAagaattttgtttaaattaaagaagAAGTAATACTAATGTTTTCATCTGCCACATTCCTCTGCAATTGTTAATCTTGTTTGTTAAGATCAGTCACATGGGGGCTTCTGTAATCCATATCTTAGACATTAAATTCTTtcattctctctttcttttctgtttttctATTACCCCACCAACCATGTGTTTTATTAAATCTGATACTGACAGCTATGTAAAAATAGTTCTGCTTACTCTGCTATAGGCTCACCCCTGTTCCATTTCAACAACTTtgcattttttatatatcttcaagtagaaaataaagtatcatCTTTTATGTTTTGGTTACTACTTAccataaaataaaagtttggaATCATCTGTTCTTGATAAGCTTACACACAACATTCCTTTGATTGTGTAGTGCTTGCTTTTCTCAGTCATGTGAATTTGTGCTAACTATAGAATGTCTGTGAGCTTTGGACTATTGTTTACATGAGCATGTTAATGTGATGATCCTAGAGTATATACGGAAGTACTGAAGtagaatgaaaaaaatatgaatttctTAGAAATTGATAATGCTTGTCTAATGTGCATAGAACTATAGAAGTCATCTTATCTACACTGTGTATCCTGAGGATGTCACATGGTAGCATCAACCATGTGGGAAGAAAGTAAGAAAAGTAGGCACCTTGAACTGTATGGTGCTTCCATTAACTTTCTAATAAACCAACAGCATTCGTTCCATTAAACAGGGATGACCATACTTTCTTTTGTGCAAGGACAAGTTAGTTTGTTACTGTATCAACCCCTATCTAGAGATATTTGATTGACTTGATTCTACCGACAGTTCACATAACAAATTTAGCTTTTTGTGTATCACTACCTCAAAATGATTTGTTCAgtcttatttaaataaaaagtcaaaaaaataaaggaaCTAATCATCTCTAGTTTCAACAATATTTTAAGGCCTTTCTGCAAACTTAAGTATGGATCTGTGGTCTGTAGTTGGTACGATAATCCATGAAATTATCTTCTTTTAATAATGTAAGAACTCTGTTTAAAGtcctatttattatttacaggAGCATCAGAAACAGTACTGAGCGGAGGAAATTGGGATTTTTCTCCTGTGGAACTGGCAATCCTATTGATGATTGTTGGCGCTGTGATTCCAACTGGCATCGTAACCGCAAGAGGCTTGCTGACTGTGGCATTGGTTTTGGCCGAAATGCCATTGGAGGTCGTGATGGTCGCTTCTATGTAGTCACTGATTCTCGTGATGATGACCCTGTTAACCCCAGACCTGGTACCCTACGCCATGCTGTTATCCAGGACAGACCCCTCTGGATTGTGTTCAAGCGCGACATGGTGATACAATTGAAGCAGGAGCTTATCATGAACAGCTTCAAAACAATTGATGGTAGAGGGGTTAATGTCCATATTGCTAATGGCGGGTGCATCACCATCCAGTTTGTAACCAATGTTATAATTCATGGCCTGCATATCCATGACTGCAAACCTACTGGAAATGCTATGGTTAGAAGCTCCCCCACTCATTTTGGGTGGAGGACAATGGCTGATGGAGATGCCATATCCATCTTTGGATCGAGCCATGTCTGGGTTGATCATAATTCACTATCAAACTGCGCAGATGGCCTTGTTGATGCTGTCATGGGCTCAACTGCCATTACAGTTTCCAACAATCATTTCACCCACCACAATGAGGTGCATTAATTTCTCTAACCATTTTAACACAGTCAGTCTAGCTGACTCATTTAGTTGGAAGTGCTAAACTTTGTTATGTGAATCAGGTTATGCTTTTGGGTCACAGTGATTCCTATACGAGAGACAAGCAAATGCAAGTTACTATCGCATATAACCATTTCGGAGAGGGCCTTATTCAAAGGATGCCCAGGTAACATATAACCCTTTATACAGATCATGCTTATTTTTGGCATCTGTTTATGACTGTTAAGAATTAagaagtttatattttgttccAAGTAAAGATCTAAGAGCATAATTCAACTTTTTTGAGAGTCAAATTGTAAGAAAAATTCAGCTTTAAACCTGTTCTGTTTTTTTATTCTTTACTGGTATTGTATTCCTAACAGTACTAATATGAAAAGTGACATACTATGATGTGATACTAAAATACAAATCCATCGATAAATATTGCAGATGCAGACACGGGTATTTCCATGTAGTCAACAATGACTACACTCACTGGGAGATGTATGCAATTGGTGGAAGTGCAAGCCCTACCATCAACAGCCAAGGAAACAGATACCTAGCCCCAGCTAATCCTTTTGCAAAGGAGGTATTTCTTCTATCCAGTGTCTCTTGTCTGTTAGTATTCTTtcagataaaattataatcttttgCTTGGCTTGAgaatagaaaataataattcatatgCTTCGGCAGGTGACAAAGCGAGTGGAGACACCTGTTGGTCACTGGAAGGGTTGGAATTGGAGATCAGAGGGTGACTTGTTACTTAATGGAGCATACTTTACGCCATCTGGAGCTGGAGCGACATCTAGCTATGCCAGAGCTTCAAGCTTAGGGGCAAAATCTTCTTCAATGGTCGGTACAATCACTTCTGGAGCTGGCGTTCTTGGCTGTCGCAGAGGCCACCAGTGCTAGCGAACAATTCAAGTAGTTACATGaagaaagttttttttttttttttttcttttacccCTCTTTCTAAATTTCTCTTGCCAGTTTCATTTTACTATTAATATCTCTGCCCACCTAAATTTTCATATTCCACATCATAGCTGGTCTTCACTATTGCATTTGGCAAGTGTACAATTTACACATGTCAATGATTTATCCTCCCATATCCTTCCCACCATGGTTGTGCAACCTCGGCCTGCTTCAACTGAAAAACAAATTCCATTTAAGAAGTCCGGTGCAGAAGCGTTGTTCATCATTCTCTTCATTCCATTTTCCAACCTAAAAACCTCATGCATTTCTCCTCTTCCTTACCACCACTACCATTGGCCTGCCTACTCACCTTATATATCTCCGTAATTTGGCACTTACTTTATACTTTGCTGGCATTTGGGTTTATAGGAACAGATTGAGTTTGTAATTTGTCTTTTGTTAGTTTTATTAAGTCATACGTAAAAGCTATATAAGTGTGAATGTCAAGACTCAGTCACTGAGAAAAAAAGAAAGCTTTTGTAATAGATGATGCTGCATAGCCTGCTTACTGTCTTGCTGTGATCTTAACAATCAAAGCTTTTTATTTCCAGTTGATATCCTTTTGGTTGTATATGCAATTTCCCTGTTTTAAATCTCTAGTATATAAGAAATTTCCTTCATGTTTTGTTCTGATTTTACTGTAATACAGGACGTGTTTAAGATCTTAGATCTATTTGTAATTCTTCAAAATATACTCATGTCATATGTGGTAGACTTATACTACCTTGCGTAAATAGTTGCAGTAAAATTCTTCTTTTTACCTTtatttttgaatgataagattTAGGTGGGAAACCCCTTTTACTTTTACCATTTCCTCTTTAAACTATGAAGACCAAAAAGAAGTGTCAAACATATACATAAATTTTTTACCATTAATGTTTTATGTTCTGTTCAAAGGCACCCAGTGATAAGTGATCAGCTTTCTCACCTTTTACCCTTGGCTAATTAGTGGCTAATTTGTTGCTAAAGATGAAGGGATGAGGGAACACAAAACTACTCATGTGAGATATGGGCCATGTGCCATGATGTTATGTCTTCCTCTCTCCCTACTCCTGCTCATCATTGGGTCCTTCCTCTTTTCATTTAACCAAACTTTTGCACATGGATACACCATTCAGTGTGATATCACTGAGTTTAACTAACATAATTAGCCACTGATATGACTTTGATATGTGTTAGTTTTCATTTAATTGTTGGTTGTACCAAAACTTGCCAGGCAAAGTTTAAAGGGGACTGGTATGGTTGGTGACTTGATATATGGTAGTTGAATAATTTCATTATGGTTGGTTATGTAGGAGTTATCCAGCTAGAACATAATCAGATTTGTAGAACTAATTGTAAATGTGTTTTCGGAGGATGGTGATGAAATAGATAGGAGCAGGTTGTGCAAATCATTCAGACCTACATATTAGTCGAGTCTGATCAGAAGTTAGATTTTAACCAGGACTTTAATTATTTTCCAAAACCAACTAATAAAATTTTACTCGGCCTGATATATGAAATTATAGCTTCGagctggttccgccactgaaaTCCTTCGTAGGTGAAAGGAGTAAAAATGTGCTTGAGTATCAAATGAGGACAGTGAAAGAAAAGAATATTGACACAAGTAAAACACTGGTATGCTGTAGAATCTACCATCAGATTCTCTGCAAATCTGAGGACATGCGTTGACTGCAAGATCTTGATGAGCTTGACTTGTGCAACAACTTGTTCAGAATCATGTTCAGCTTGACTTGGAACATACATTTACTGTAAAATCCTGGTCAGCTTGATTTGTGCAACAACTTGTTCAAACTATGTACAACTGCTCTGCTCATGCAAGAATCCAGGCAGCAGGCCCAGTacgatactccctctgtcccatttaattgtatacgtttcttttcaactgttcgacacgcatttcaatgctattataaaatatagttccgtaacttatttttgagattttctttttctgaataaaaatagaacatccaaactttaattcagaaaaagaaaattttaaaaataaattacacaactacactttacaggagcattaaagtccgtgccgcgtccccgtcccccaatgtatacaattcagggggacggagggagtatggtAAATGATACTCTACACACATGATTCGATGATTCGATCTTGTAGTATATCTGTACACTGAATTTTTATGTCTGTGAGTATATGACTTTGATTTTGACTTGATACGAAAATTGATTGGATGggtaaatcaaacaaaaaaactGATTTAACTGAAATCAACTGATTTTGACATCTGTGTATTTGTTTCAGATTTGTTCTACTGCCTGCTTCTGTATATTCCATCTTGACGATTTTTTATACGAAAACCTTTTGACCACATTTTCCGATCTAAAACATTATTCTGACTCGAAAACCTTCCCCATTTTTTCAATTATGactatagaaaatataaaattaaatagtgttatttagcaaaaaatataaaattaaatagtgTCATTTTTGTATCAAACTAAAAGAACGAGCAAAACTCTTACCAGAAGCAAAGAGTTTGATATTTTACGTAGTGAATTACTATTAAAAGTACGCAGTTTAATTACTACAGTGCAAATGACGGAGGATGTCAACACGGTGGAACTCGACCAGATAATTACAAACAACAGCGAACAGTGACGGAATCAGGAATTTTAATAACATCGCAATTACATCCCTATACAAAATTATCATCATATATCAACACAAATGACAAATTACAAACAGCTGGTCATCTGTTAATTGCCGGTAAATTTGTCTTTAAGTTTTTCAGATGACTCGccaatttcttttgcagttttaacAATGGCCTCTTTCGCATTCAAAACAGCCTCCGTAGCTTGTGTTGCTTTCTCGTCAACCTGTTTCGTCACTGTTGTCACCTGTTTTCGTAAATTAATATCTGCtcaataaattttgtaaatttaaatAACGCTGAATATTAGTGCACGACAAACGGCGACTCACCGTTTCTGCACTTCCTTTGACCACCTTGGCCGCCCTGCGCCACTCTTTACAAGTTTTTtggatgtcttcatctttgcttCTTTCCTTCATGCATTATCACCCATTTaagttttctaattttattataattcgtAGAATAATGCATATAAAAACGATATCAATCAGTAGAATATTATTCCTTTTCCAAAAGATCTCGAGAAAAGATTGTCTAAAAACAGATACTCAATCGTAGAGGTATAAGtcatattaataaaagaaagatatcgagaaaaaataatcaatatatcATGCACGTAAATAAGTTATATGCATGGAGCGAATTTATTTCAATAAGGACGAAACTCACTTTCTGCAGAGGTGTTGTAGCTGTGGCAAAACTTCTAGAGCTCCATATACTCTTTGGAAGACTAGATGTCCAAAGCTTTATAGATCTTGTTAATTTCAAGCTATCcatcgttttaatttttagaaacTTTCTGCTGATATAACCTCAAATGAAATGAACAGTATTTGGGTGATTATCTATATGGTTCCTGATAGTTAAAAGTAAGAAGATTGAATATATCGCCACATGTGAGGTCTTGGTTAGATTTGAGGAGATAATTTCTCTGTCCTGTGGTTGTCAAACTTGTTCGAGTTTTGCCATTTATTCTCTGGCGTGTAATTATAGTTACTCAGTTAGTGCAATTTGGTTTTAAGATGTACGGTCCACCCTGCTTTCGTCTTCTTATTTGGTTAAACATACAGGTCTTGAGGTGAATGAATGGGAAAAGAACGcaatgaaatttgaattatattaatattatagataattgtttaataatttcattttttctttCATTCCTACTTACATCTTATATTAGAAGTCACACTCTCTCCTCtactcaatttttttcaaatttcatcattatatatatgttttttttttaattaaaacatccTTTTTGtgcc is a window from the Daucus carota subsp. sativus chromosome 8, DH1 v3.0, whole genome shotgun sequence genome containing:
- the LOC108199856 gene encoding probable pectate lyase 8, whose product is MALSKVIVSLSALLLLLLFVGATAVLNNSDHLSSIKSDEKAELQNSVNSSMAARLEDVDGEGLNEHAVSNPDEVASMVDMSIRNSTERRKLGFFSCGTGNPIDDCWRCDSNWHRNRKRLADCGIGFGRNAIGGRDGRFYVVTDSRDDDPVNPRPGTLRHAVIQDRPLWIVFKRDMVIQLKQELIMNSFKTIDGRGVNVHIANGGCITIQFVTNVIIHGLHIHDCKPTGNAMVRSSPTHFGWRTMADGDAISIFGSSHVWVDHNSLSNCADGLVDAVMGSTAITVSNNHFTHHNEVMLLGHSDSYTRDKQMQVTIAYNHFGEGLIQRMPRCRHGYFHVVNNDYTHWEMYAIGGSASPTINSQGNRYLAPANPFAKEVTKRVETPVGHWKGWNWRSEGDLLLNGAYFTPSGAGATSSYARASSLGAKSSSMVGTITSGAGVLGCRRGHQC